The DNA segment GACACTGCTCTCCTGCGGCCGACAGGTGCGGCTGCTGATCGAGACGAAACACCCGTCGCGGTACGGCGCCGAGGTCGAGCGCCGGCTGGTCCGGATGTTGCGCCACTACGGACTCGCCGACCCGAAGCCGGACGACCCGGTCCAGGTGACGGTCATGTCGTTCGCCGCGCTCGCCCTGCGCCGCATCCGCGCGCAGGCCCCCGGACTGCCCCGGGTGTACCTCATGGAGTTCGTCCCGCCCGGCGCCGGCCGTGGCCGCCTGCCGTTCGGGGCGCGCACCGCGGGACCCGGCGTCGAGTTGATCCGCGCGAAGCCGGGACTGCTGCCGGCGATCCGGGCGGCGGGCCACCGGACGTACGTGTGGACCGTCAACGAGCCGGCCGACCTCGCGCTCGTCCTCGCACACCGCGTGGATGGCGTGATCACCGATCGTCCCCGATGGGTGCTGGACGAACTCGGCCGGGTGTGACCTGCGACACTCATCGCCCGTCAAAGCCAGGATCCGCTTAGGTTCATCTGCCGAAATCCCGGCGGGCCAGGCAGACTTCCAGGCATGCCGGACCGTCCCGACTACGTGACACTGACCCGGGGTCAGATCGCGGCGCTCGACCGTGTCAACGCGGGCGAGCCGGGCCTCTCCGTGCTGTCTCAGTTCGTCCGGCTGGCCCAGGACTCGCTCGGCGCTCTCGGCGCCGGTTTCGCCGAATACTCGTCCGGTCACGCCCGGATCATCTCGGCCACCGGCGTCTGCGAGCCGGCCCTCGGCCGCCGCGTGGCGAACACCGGCGACCTCAGCTCGGTGAACAGCGCGTTCGCCGGCAACATCGAGGGCGGGGAACTGCGGCACACGCTCGGCGCCCGCTGCGAGATGAGCGGCGTCGTCGTCGGCTCCCTGCACGTCTACTTCGGCGCCGCCGGTGACCCCGGCCCCGAGCACCACGCCGTCATGGAGCTGATCGCCGGCCACCTGGGCCGGCTCTACGGTCGCCAGGCCGGCCTCCCGGTCCACCCCGAGCCCGCCCCCGACCAGGCCCGCCGCCAGGAGGACAGGGACCTCTGGGTCGCGGTGACCAGCCACGAGCTGCGCACACCGGTGACGGTCATCAAGGGATACGCGGACACCCTCACCAATCACTGGGACACCCTCGGCGAGCCGGGCCGCCGCGAAGCCGCCCGGGTCATCGGCACCCGTGCCGGCGAGCTGGCCCGCCTGCTCGACCGCCTCCTCTCCGCCACCACCGACGACGGTTCCGCCAGCAGCCCGCCGACCGGCCCCTTCGATCTCGCCGAGGCTCTGCGCGAGGCAGCCGGCGAGCTTCCCGGCGCCCTGCGCCAGCGGATCCACTTCGGCGAGCTGCCACCGGACCTGCCCAAGGCGTACGGGAACCGCGAC comes from the Actinoplanes sp. OR16 genome and includes:
- a CDS encoding sensor histidine kinase KdpD → MPDRPDYVTLTRGQIAALDRVNAGEPGLSVLSQFVRLAQDSLGALGAGFAEYSSGHARIISATGVCEPALGRRVANTGDLSSVNSAFAGNIEGGELRHTLGARCEMSGVVVGSLHVYFGAAGDPGPEHHAVMELIAGHLGRLYGRQAGLPVHPEPAPDQARRQEDRDLWVAVTSHELRTPVTVIKGYADTLTNHWDTLGEPGRREAARVIGTRAGELARLLDRLLSATTDDGSASSPPTGPFDLAEALREAAGELPGALRQRIHFGELPPDLPKAYGNRDSVATILTELATNAERNSEPDTPIEVCAGTEDDTLRFRVADRGIGIAPEHVESAFERYWQAGENGRQPGAGLGLYLVRRLVERQNGWVSLRPREGGGTVAEVRLPRA
- a CDS encoding glycerophosphodiester phosphodiesterase family protein translates to MTADDYRPLVFAHRGGADALPEHTLGAYLRALDEGADGLECDVRLTRDGHLVCVHDGRLERTSNGRGRVSAKTLADLDALNFGSWHPGYPADEELPDLARLLTLERLLETLLSCGRQVRLLIETKHPSRYGAEVERRLVRMLRHYGLADPKPDDPVQVTVMSFAALALRRIRAQAPGLPRVYLMEFVPPGAGRGRLPFGARTAGPGVELIRAKPGLLPAIRAAGHRTYVWTVNEPADLALVLAHRVDGVITDRPRWVLDELGRV